A part of Amblyraja radiata isolate CabotCenter1 chromosome 23, sAmbRad1.1.pri, whole genome shotgun sequence genomic DNA contains:
- the fitm2 gene encoding acyl-coenzyme A diphosphatase FITM2 codes for MALDGAVRSMAALQQAWPRRHLALLLAAITLGGSVLKDALPLAESYFSNRRNALNVYFVKFSWGWTVGLLLPFIFTSNYFVQRDVLFAARRIASCAVGTVVWFLSTRIFHIVENFTGECFESLNMTVLNEFENKQACRKQGHLWVGFDISGHSFLLSYCVLMIMEETAVMNELHKVEQKPGKATTVIIKTLFVALNTLTLLWIWMFFCTAIYFHDLPQKIIGTIFGISAWYLTYQFWYKKSFSPGLPPELGNKNE; via the exons ATGGCGCTGGACGGTGCCGTGCGCTCCATGGCCGCCCTACAGCAGGCCTGGCCGCGGCGACACCTGGCCCTGCTGCTCGCCGCCATCACGCTGGGCGGCTCCGTGCTCAAGGACGCGCTGCCCCTGGCTGAGTCCTACTTCTCCAACCGGCGCAACGCGCTCAACGT GTATTTTGTCAAATTCTCGTGGGGTTGGACGGTGGGTCTGCTCCTTCCTTTTATTTTCACCTCCAACTACTTTGTCCAGAGAGATGTTCTGTTTGCAGCACGCCGCATTGCTTCATGTGCTGTGGGCACCGTTGTTTGGTTTCTCAGCACACGGATCTTTCACATCGTCGAAAATTTCACCGGCGAATGCTTCGAATCCCTAAATATGACTGTTCTCAACGAATTTGAAAATAAGCAGGCTTGCCGCAAGCAAGGGCATTTATGGGTCGGTTTTGACATCTCTGGGCACTCCTTCTTGTTGTCGTACTGCGTACTTATGATAATGGAGGAAACGGCGGTCATGAACGAGCTTCACAAAGTGGAACAAAAGCCAGGAAAGGCTACCACTGTCATCATTAAGACACTGTTTGTTGCCTTAAACACCTTGACCCTGTTGTGGATTTGGATGTTCTTCTGTACTGCAATATATTTTCACGATCTACCTCAAAAGATCATTGGAACTATTTTCGGAATTTCCGCCTGGTATTTAACGTACCAGTTTTGGTACAAGAAATCTTTTTCCCCTGGACTGCCACCGGAACTTGGGAACAAAAATGAGTAA